Proteins from a single region of Paenibacillus sp. BIHB 4019:
- a CDS encoding MFS transporter, which translates to MELSQRLSQKRAAKEPFPVSILSLTVGAFAIGMTEFVIMGLLPNVATDLHVSISAAGQLITMYALGVAIGAPILTMLTQQIPQKRLLCLLMVLFIVGNVISVFAPSYAVLMGARVITALTHGTFFGVGAVIASNLVPPNKRAGAVSIMMAGLTIANIIGVPLGTFIGQNMGWRASFGAIAIMGVIALAGILVFIPKIKQEQTASIVQQLAALARPKLLVFLLICALGNSGLFAVFTYITPLLTQVTGFAEHSVTWILVLFGCGVTLGNIVGGKLADWKLMPAILGLYAAISVILAILTFTIHSPVAAIVTIFLWGAGSFAVMPGLQVRIMSLAKAAPALASTSSHSAGNLGNAVGAFIGGWAITHLSLNALPWVGAVLVGLALVLGLATYMAERKTIK; encoded by the coding sequence ATGGAGTTATCTCAACGTTTAAGCCAGAAACGGGCCGCCAAGGAACCGTTCCCGGTCTCGATTCTCTCTCTTACGGTTGGCGCTTTTGCCATCGGCATGACGGAGTTTGTCATCATGGGGCTTCTGCCTAATGTCGCTACAGATTTACATGTCAGCATCTCGGCTGCCGGACAGCTGATTACGATGTATGCCCTTGGGGTAGCTATCGGTGCCCCGATATTGACTATGCTCACCCAACAGATTCCGCAAAAGCGGCTGTTATGTCTGCTGATGGTTTTATTTATTGTCGGCAATGTCATTTCGGTCTTTGCCCCAAGCTATGCCGTCCTGATGGGCGCACGGGTCATTACTGCGTTGACGCATGGGACTTTTTTCGGGGTTGGAGCCGTAATTGCCTCCAATCTCGTACCGCCGAACAAACGGGCCGGGGCCGTATCGATTATGATGGCCGGACTGACGATTGCCAATATTATTGGTGTTCCTCTCGGTACCTTTATCGGACAAAATATGGGCTGGCGAGCCTCATTCGGAGCCATTGCCATCATGGGCGTCATCGCCTTGGCAGGCATATTGGTCTTCATTCCAAAAATCAAGCAGGAACAAACAGCAAGCATCGTTCAACAGCTTGCCGCTCTTGCAAGACCGAAGCTCCTTGTATTCCTGCTAATATGCGCACTCGGCAATTCCGGACTATTCGCCGTCTTCACTTATATTACGCCGCTGCTTACGCAGGTTACGGGCTTTGCTGAGCACAGCGTAACGTGGATTTTAGTTCTTTTCGGCTGCGGCGTAACGCTCGGCAACATTGTCGGCGGGAAGCTTGCCGACTGGAAGCTGATGCCCGCCATTTTAGGGCTTTATGCGGCCATATCCGTCATTTTGGCTATCCTGACCTTTACGATTCATAGTCCAGTTGCGGCCATCGTGACGATTTTTCTCTGGGGAGCCGGCTCCTTCGCGGTTATGCCGGGGCTGCAGGTTCGAATTATGAGCCTTGCCAAAGCCGCTCCTGCTCTCGCCTCGACCTCGAGCCACTCTGCCGGCAATCTCGGCAATGCTGTTGGCGCTTTTATTGGCGGCTGGGCCATCACTCATCTGTCCTTAAACGCACTGCCATGGGTTGGAGCTGTGCTTGTGGGACTGGCGCTGGTGCTTGGGCTTGCAACTTATATGGCGGAACGCAAAACAATCAAATAA
- a CDS encoding Ig-like domain-containing protein, protein MFKRLLLAVSLLVTAVFGGFSFTPSANAQAIPEVSLTTSSTQLPSFDIPESSKLDLTEALPASSDISSSTQSLQQRSLDSVTQAVYNTDPGNAYTINTGQVYFDYIDQAGGQKWFNFQTTAPSKLTAFLQTVQSAAVDYDLHLFRLDLDTLQLVEEYYSVYGPQMDEQVSRIAPAGIYYLAVNTVAGYDASNPFYFTVVQSSVYDSAEPDDNYVYAKAKTSAFTVSQTIDNAFDEDWIKFTVSTAKQYTISFNNPAAGTNYQVNIYNQNLNQLATINQNTSGTYNMSAGTYYFRVLSTSSFNASQPYTFSVSNAAAAVTVSNITSDPNVSGYMTYGYGNKYRIQNYITVTGSARDSSGNAAANVPITVSIRTVLNNLLYTATTTTNSSGGFTASISSIQPGVGLYGYDNWVSYHYFDIIPIQFSSNNAVLSSNETTLYHFAYQIYQPH, encoded by the coding sequence ATGTTCAAGCGGCTTTTATTGGCGGTTTCTCTACTAGTTACGGCGGTATTTGGCGGGTTTTCCTTCACACCGAGCGCGAATGCCCAGGCCATTCCCGAGGTAAGTCTGACAACCAGCAGCACACAATTGCCATCCTTCGACATTCCGGAAAGCAGCAAGCTTGACCTTACAGAAGCGTTGCCTGCATCTTCAGACATCTCTAGTTCGACACAAAGCCTGCAACAGCGCTCCCTAGACTCCGTCACTCAGGCGGTATACAATACCGATCCTGGCAACGCCTATACGATCAATACAGGCCAAGTCTATTTTGATTATATTGACCAAGCCGGCGGGCAGAAGTGGTTTAACTTTCAAACGACTGCGCCGAGCAAGCTGACCGCTTTTTTACAAACGGTGCAATCCGCAGCTGTCGATTATGATTTGCACTTATTCCGCTTAGATTTAGATACCTTGCAATTGGTAGAGGAATATTATTCGGTTTACGGTCCGCAAATGGACGAGCAAGTAAGCCGGATCGCTCCAGCGGGCATCTATTATTTGGCCGTCAATACGGTGGCAGGCTATGATGCAAGCAATCCATTCTATTTTACAGTCGTTCAATCCTCTGTTTATGACAGTGCCGAGCCTGATGACAACTATGTGTATGCCAAAGCAAAAACAAGCGCATTCACCGTCAGCCAGACCATCGACAACGCTTTTGACGAGGACTGGATCAAATTCACGGTCAGCACAGCTAAGCAGTACACGATATCCTTTAACAATCCAGCAGCTGGCACAAACTATCAGGTCAACATCTATAACCAGAACCTAAATCAACTGGCTACCATTAATCAAAATACAAGTGGAACCTACAACATGAGTGCCGGCACTTATTATTTTAGAGTATTAAGCACATCTTCGTTTAATGCTTCACAGCCATACACCTTCAGCGTGAGCAATGCGGCTGCGGCAGTCACGGTATCAAACATTACCTCCGACCCTAACGTGTCAGGCTATATGACCTATGGGTATGGGAATAAATATCGCATTCAAAACTATATTACCGTGACGGGATCAGCTAGAGATTCAAGCGGAAATGCAGCTGCTAATGTCCCTATTACCGTGAGCATCAGAACGGTCCTAAACAATCTGCTTTATACGGCTACTACCACTACTAATTCCAGCGGAGGATTCACTGCTTCCATCTCCAGCATCCAGCCGGGTGTTGGACTTTATGGCTATGATAACTGGGTTTCCTACCACTACTTTGATATTATTCCGATCCAGTTCAGCTCCAATAATGCGGTTTTGAGTTCTAATGAAACGACGCTTTACCACTTTGCTTATCAAATTTATCAACCTCATTAA
- a CDS encoding TetR/AcrR family transcriptional regulator, which yields MRKGQMTKEHIIRQSAGLFNTKGYAGTSLSEIMERCNVRKGGLYNHFENKDEIALAAFDYSFMQLKSLLVDAISKKASPTDQLLEICDVYVALIEQDACEGGCPILNTAVENDDGHPLLKQKAQLAMKELMTELGNIVREGMGRQEFRSDLDVEAACSVVIGLIEGGVMMSKLFDDAKYIRHCAEQAKAYIKERIVA from the coding sequence ATGCGCAAGGGACAAATGACGAAGGAACATATCATTCGCCAGTCAGCTGGCCTGTTTAATACGAAGGGGTATGCGGGCACGTCGTTGTCGGAAATTATGGAGCGCTGCAATGTCCGCAAGGGCGGCCTCTATAACCATTTTGAAAATAAGGATGAAATCGCGCTGGCAGCTTTTGATTATTCCTTTATGCAATTAAAGAGTTTGCTGGTGGATGCCATCTCGAAGAAAGCTTCCCCCACAGATCAACTGCTGGAAATATGCGATGTCTATGTAGCGTTGATTGAACAGGATGCTTGTGAAGGCGGATGCCCCATTCTAAATACTGCGGTGGAAAATGACGACGGTCACCCGCTGCTCAAGCAAAAGGCGCAGCTTGCCATGAAAGAGCTGATGACCGAGCTTGGGAATATCGTCAGGGAAGGGATGGGTAGACAAGAGTTTCGCAGCGATCTGGATGTCGAAGCAGCATGCAGTGTAGTCATCGGGCTAATAGAAGGCGGAGTCATGATGAGTAAATTATTTGATGATGCTAAATATATTCGGCATTGTGCGGAGCAAGCGAAGGCTTATATAAAGGAACGAATCGTTGCTTAA
- a CDS encoding MBL fold metallo-hydrolase: MLPISISIQHIRHATLVITINGKKILVDPMLSDVDELPPVPFTWTLRRNPLTPLPVPLPFFEDMDAVLLTHRHFDHMDKKAISVLNKQLPVFCQPEDQNFLQTAGFLNVQAIGNSLEWGGIQLIRVKGQHARGVFTKLLGPVSGFILRTAADGSIYLVSDCVYTPAIEETFRENQPDIAILHTARAQLLLGTTITMTAGDILRIRKVSPATRLVAVHMDAISHCTLKRQQLKIFLKEQGLDNEVFIPEDGEVIAF, translated from the coding sequence GTGCTTCCCATTTCAATTTCAATCCAACATATTCGCCACGCCACTTTGGTCATCACGATAAACGGCAAAAAAATACTTGTCGATCCGATGTTAAGTGACGTCGACGAGCTTCCGCCTGTTCCTTTCACTTGGACATTGCGCAGAAATCCGTTAACCCCGCTGCCCGTTCCCCTTCCTTTTTTTGAGGACATGGATGCTGTATTGTTAACCCATCGACATTTTGATCATATGGATAAAAAAGCGATCTCGGTGTTAAACAAGCAACTCCCCGTATTTTGCCAGCCGGAAGATCAGAACTTCTTGCAGACTGCCGGCTTCCTCAACGTACAAGCCATTGGCAACTCGTTGGAATGGGGCGGCATACAGCTAATAAGGGTTAAAGGGCAGCACGCCCGTGGTGTCTTCACCAAGCTGCTTGGCCCTGTATCCGGGTTCATTCTAAGAACAGCAGCGGATGGTTCTATTTATTTGGTAAGTGATTGCGTGTATACGCCTGCGATTGAAGAGACATTCAGGGAGAACCAGCCAGATATTGCGATTTTGCATACCGCTCGCGCACAGCTGCTATTGGGGACAACTATTACGATGACGGCGGGAGATATCCTGCGTATTCGCAAGGTTTCGCCAGCTACGCGGCTCGTCGCTGTTCACATGGATGCGATTAGCCATTGTACACTCAAGCGCCAGCAGCTTAAAATCTTCCTGAAGGAACAAGGCCTGGACAATGAAGTGTTTATTCCTGAGGATGGAGAGGTTATTGCATTCTAG
- a CDS encoding AraC family transcriptional regulator, protein MKLDEYTTIWNHTAVKISDIRHIKMTADEVMEGYRLPSSCFLYSTRGCASVMLDSVTYQAEPFFLLHGAKGMRLNIGTNEPFEYYLLFYRTTLVFSRWKEIGRLLERSNPFNIQYGFQPGEPLGLYNCLCELERTWVAGEKLGRLQATGLFYQFIHELLWQLKSEEKNLAKTDFVTSATRYLHDYYHDSITLQSLAERLNYSVRHLAVSFKQQIGVSPIEYLIRIRISHACRLLVETDASLRDIASQVGYPDVYYFSRIFKKQTGLSPARYQAKERQQRAAKDRPFILSEWYIGLSKPLRYNKYGDDNHYQYIAGGSTYMKRNSKSAILLSMLICLTMLLSACMTGGANGGSTAANTAAVAASATPIASADTAAASEAATRIISTEIGDVEVPVNPKRVVVMYLIGDVAALGIKPVGISEIYEGAAFTDQLSEADSLGPEYEVNPEAVMALEPDLIIVATEFTYNKLKSIAPTVYVPYDKLNTEQRIEMLGTVFGKEKEAKELLEQFQEKVEVSKQRLQEAGVMDKTVTIMEGGAKDMFVTETTHFGRGSQVLYEYLGMKAPEVIQKNMNSSQTEAGKSVSMELLPEYAGDYIVRTSWEGMDDLSSNNIWNSIEAVKAGRVIEAEFGLFFYTDPLSLGKQLELLTEKLLETADK, encoded by the coding sequence ATGAAGCTAGACGAATATACGACGATATGGAACCATACCGCAGTCAAAATTTCTGATATTCGCCATATAAAAATGACCGCTGATGAAGTAATGGAAGGCTACCGCCTGCCCTCCAGCTGTTTTCTATATAGTACACGCGGTTGTGCAAGTGTGATGCTGGATAGCGTCACCTATCAGGCCGAACCTTTTTTCCTGCTCCATGGAGCAAAAGGAATGCGGCTGAATATCGGCACAAATGAACCCTTCGAGTATTACCTGCTGTTTTACCGGACAACGCTCGTATTTTCGCGCTGGAAGGAAATTGGCAGGCTGCTGGAGCGCAGCAATCCTTTTAATATCCAATACGGTTTCCAGCCCGGCGAGCCGTTGGGGCTTTATAACTGTCTATGCGAATTGGAGCGTACATGGGTGGCGGGGGAGAAGCTGGGCAGATTGCAGGCGACGGGTCTGTTCTATCAGTTCATTCATGAGCTGCTGTGGCAGTTGAAGTCGGAGGAGAAAAATCTCGCAAAAACCGATTTTGTCACGAGCGCCACTCGCTATTTGCATGATTATTACCACGACAGCATAACGCTTCAGTCGCTCGCGGAGCGGCTGAATTATAGCGTTCGCCATTTGGCAGTCAGCTTCAAGCAGCAAATCGGTGTCAGTCCCATTGAATATTTAATCCGCATTAGAATCAGCCATGCCTGCAGACTGCTGGTGGAGACAGATGCTTCGCTGCGCGATATTGCCTCACAGGTGGGTTATCCCGATGTTTATTATTTTAGTCGTATTTTCAAAAAACAGACCGGCTTGTCGCCCGCACGCTATCAGGCTAAAGAACGCCAGCAGCGAGCAGCAAAGGATCGTCCATTTATTTTATCAGAATGGTACATTGGGCTAAGCAAACCGCTGCGTTATAATAAATACGGTGATGATAATCATTATCAATATATCGCTGGAGGGTCTACTTACATGAAAAGAAATTCAAAATCAGCCATACTGCTTAGTATGCTGATTTGCTTAACTATGCTGCTCAGCGCCTGTATGACGGGCGGTGCCAATGGTGGCAGCACAGCTGCGAATACTGCTGCCGTTGCTGCATCCGCTACGCCAATAGCATCGGCCGATACCGCCGCGGCAAGCGAGGCCGCGACAAGAATCATCTCTACAGAAATAGGGGACGTCGAAGTTCCTGTAAATCCGAAACGGGTAGTTGTCATGTATTTAATTGGTGACGTTGCAGCTTTGGGCATTAAGCCGGTCGGTATTTCTGAAATTTATGAGGGTGCTGCGTTTACAGATCAACTGTCTGAAGCAGATTCTTTAGGGCCAGAATATGAGGTGAATCCAGAAGCGGTTATGGCGCTGGAGCCGGACCTTATCATCGTAGCAACTGAATTTACTTATAATAAGCTCAAATCGATCGCTCCGACGGTGTATGTGCCTTATGACAAGCTGAATACCGAGCAGCGTATTGAAATGCTCGGCACAGTATTTGGCAAGGAGAAGGAAGCGAAGGAGCTGCTGGAGCAGTTCCAAGAGAAGGTGGAAGTGAGTAAACAAAGGCTGCAGGAAGCAGGCGTAATGGACAAAACCGTCACTATTATGGAGGGCGGCGCCAAGGATATGTTTGTGACTGAGACAACGCATTTCGGAAGAGGCTCCCAAGTGCTGTATGAGTATTTGGGCATGAAGGCGCCCGAGGTTATACAGAAAAATATGAATTCCTCCCAGACAGAGGCTGGAAAGTCGGTTTCGATGGAGCTGCTTCCAGAGTATGCTGGCGATTATATCGTTCGTACTTCATGGGAAGGCATGGACGACCTGTCGAGCAACAATATTTGGAATAGCATAGAGGCAGTCAAGGCGGGGCGTGTCATTGAAGCAGAATTTGGTCTGTTCTTCTACACCGATCCCTTGTCCCTTGGCAAGCAGCTTGAATTGCTGACGGAAAAGCTGCTGGAAACAGCGGACAAGTAG
- a CDS encoding isochorismatase family protein — protein MKQALIVIDVQEAFFNLPENYLYEKENLVLRINQWIAAARRAEVPVIFIQHTDYTHEEDEFYVGSPDWQLYHGLDIRSEDAVIRKTTWDSFHNTELPVVLEGKSIEQLIFAGAQTEFCLDTTIRAAYSRGYKSNILAKNSHSTLANAVLTAPQIIEHHEHIWNGRFVTIRGLDERVF, from the coding sequence ATGAAACAAGCATTAATCGTTATTGATGTGCAGGAGGCTTTTTTTAACTTGCCGGAAAACTACCTATATGAAAAAGAGAACTTGGTGCTCCGCATCAACCAATGGATTGCGGCTGCACGAAGGGCAGAAGTTCCGGTGATTTTTATCCAGCATACGGATTATACCCATGAAGAGGATGAATTTTATGTCGGCTCACCAGATTGGCAGTTGTATCACGGACTGGACATCAGGTCAGAGGATGCGGTTATCCGAAAGACGACATGGGATTCGTTCCACAACACCGAATTGCCTGTTGTTTTGGAGGGGAAATCGATTGAACAGCTTATTTTTGCCGGAGCACAAACCGAATTTTGCTTGGATACAACGATACGAGCCGCGTACAGCCGTGGCTATAAGTCTAATATTTTGGCGAAAAATAGCCATAGCACACTTGCGAACGCTGTGCTGACCGCTCCCCAAATCATTGAGCATCACGAGCACATATGGAATGGAAGGTTTGTCACGATTCGAGGATTGGATGAGCGTGTATTTTGA
- a CDS encoding alpha-L-arabinofuranosidase C-terminal domain-containing protein, giving the protein MQINITNQRGPAIEKGMIGLFFEDINYGLDGGLHAEMIENRSFEFQKTTGHKGSVEETYAGLYGWSAYPQAASGAILNIETDKPQNMTNPHYLAFTATDSQKAFTNKAYDGVCLKKDVAYHVSFYARAEGYTGGIEVLVEKNGTVMAFAEATSSVQGEWIQYKAELRASEAVSYGAFVIQLNEPGTVCFDFISMIPADAVLGLFRTDLVELLKDMKPGFLRFPGGCVVEGYSLDNRYQWKHSIGKAEERKPNTNRWALHGNNEENQFMSPYSHYNQTLGIGYYEYFLLCEYLGAKAIPVLNVGLACQYQSDELVCVDTPAFQEYIDDALDLIEFANGPADSPWGLIRAQMGHPEPFGLEMIGLGNEQWETEHVDFYKRSDLFQQAIHSKYPTMKLIGSAGPDISSENYENAWKYYKDRTAKNPDFVYAVDEHYYVKPEWLCENVHFYDKYPRNIKVFAGEYAAHHGNGMNAPHFNNWSAALGEAAFMTGLERNADVVVLASYAPLFARLGYSQWSPDMIWLDGEHSYGSPSYYVQKMYSTLMGSELLKVVHEDEEIPFSVSYDAEEGAIFVKLVNTLDRTVRVDLKTEFQLAENAEVYIMQGGEDAVNSIELPLNVAPQKHEIKVDSTMEYEVHAKSFHVIKMFCKDGK; this is encoded by the coding sequence ATGCAAATCAATATAACAAATCAACGTGGGCCTGCTATCGAGAAGGGCATGATCGGGCTATTTTTTGAAGATATCAATTACGGGCTGGACGGTGGCCTTCATGCTGAAATGATTGAAAACCGTTCCTTTGAGTTTCAAAAAACAACGGGACACAAGGGCAGCGTTGAAGAGACGTATGCGGGACTTTATGGCTGGAGTGCATACCCGCAAGCTGCAAGCGGCGCTATTTTGAATATTGAAACGGACAAGCCGCAAAACATGACAAATCCGCACTATTTGGCGTTCACCGCGACGGATAGCCAGAAGGCTTTTACGAATAAAGCTTATGATGGCGTTTGTTTGAAGAAGGATGTGGCTTATCATGTCTCTTTCTACGCACGGGCGGAAGGTTATACAGGCGGCATTGAGGTGCTGGTTGAGAAAAATGGGACAGTCATGGCTTTCGCAGAAGCCACTTCATCCGTCCAAGGCGAGTGGATTCAATATAAGGCAGAGCTGCGCGCTAGCGAGGCGGTTTCCTATGGCGCTTTTGTCATTCAACTGAACGAGCCGGGCACCGTCTGCTTTGATTTTATTTCCATGATTCCCGCGGATGCGGTGCTGGGACTATTCCGCACAGATTTGGTAGAGCTGCTGAAGGATATGAAGCCGGGATTTTTGCGGTTTCCCGGAGGCTGCGTCGTAGAGGGCTACTCTCTGGATAACCGTTACCAATGGAAGCATAGCATAGGAAAAGCGGAAGAGCGGAAGCCAAATACCAACCGTTGGGCGCTGCACGGAAATAATGAGGAAAACCAGTTTATGAGCCCATACAGCCACTACAATCAGACGCTCGGAATCGGGTATTATGAGTATTTTCTGCTATGCGAATATTTGGGGGCGAAGGCAATCCCGGTCTTGAATGTTGGACTGGCTTGCCAGTATCAGTCCGATGAGCTCGTCTGCGTCGATACGCCAGCTTTTCAAGAATACATTGACGATGCGCTGGATCTGATCGAGTTCGCAAATGGACCAGCAGATTCGCCATGGGGACTTATTCGGGCGCAAATGGGGCATCCAGAGCCTTTCGGCTTAGAGATGATTGGTCTCGGTAATGAGCAGTGGGAAACGGAGCATGTCGATTTTTATAAGCGCTCCGACCTGTTTCAGCAAGCTATTCACAGTAAATATCCAACGATGAAGCTCATCGGCTCAGCCGGCCCGGACATTTCCTCTGAAAACTATGAAAATGCGTGGAAATACTATAAAGACAGAACAGCGAAAAATCCGGATTTCGTGTATGCGGTAGACGAGCATTATTATGTAAAGCCGGAATGGCTGTGCGAGAACGTCCATTTCTATGATAAATACCCAAGAAACATTAAAGTGTTTGCTGGCGAATATGCCGCTCACCATGGCAATGGCATGAATGCGCCCCATTTTAACAACTGGAGTGCCGCTTTGGGAGAGGCAGCCTTTATGACGGGGCTTGAGCGGAATGCCGATGTAGTCGTCCTTGCTTCTTATGCGCCGCTATTTGCAAGATTGGGCTATTCGCAGTGGTCGCCGGATATGATCTGGCTGGATGGCGAGCATTCTTATGGCAGCCCTAGCTACTATGTGCAAAAAATGTACAGCACGCTTATGGGAAGCGAACTGCTTAAGGTCGTCCATGAAGACGAGGAAATTCCGTTCTCCGTCTCCTATGATGCAGAAGAGGGCGCGATCTTCGTGAAGCTGGTCAATACGCTCGATCGTACCGTACGGGTAGACCTGAAGACCGAATTCCAGCTCGCCGAGAATGCGGAAGTTTACATTATGCAAGGCGGAGAAGATGCGGTCAACTCTATAGAGCTCCCGCTTAACGTAGCTCCGCAAAAGCACGAAATCAAGGTGGACAGCACGATGGAATATGAGGTCCATGCGAAGTCATTCCATGTCATTAAGATGTTTTGCAAGGATGGAAAATAG
- a CDS encoding AraC family transcriptional regulator: MNIGNIGFNHSHDSDFIINRPLGSGDYMLLLLKTPAFFTLNGSEVRTEPNSFILYSEDEPQMYRACGAQFTNDWFHFKLQEGDEALLAELDIPQNQIVRIGDMNELSMMINHLCYENYSSNRFRSETIQLYLKLFFIKLSNKIHDSNNEMSSTHYNNMSIVRTKMYNQPFLPWTIAGLSHELTMSKSCFQHLYKDFFGVSPITDLILSRIEHAKYLLSTTDISVKKIAEMSGYNNEIHFMRQFKQHMKRTPSQYREAVLRN, from the coding sequence ATGAATATTGGAAATATCGGCTTTAATCATAGCCACGATAGCGATTTTATTATAAACAGGCCGCTGGGCTCCGGCGACTACATGCTGCTGCTTTTGAAAACACCTGCATTTTTCACCTTAAATGGCTCGGAAGTACGGACTGAACCGAACTCCTTCATTCTTTACAGCGAGGACGAGCCGCAAATGTACCGGGCATGCGGAGCGCAGTTTACGAATGACTGGTTTCACTTCAAGCTGCAGGAGGGCGATGAAGCTCTGCTCGCTGAGCTGGACATTCCTCAAAACCAAATTGTCCGCATCGGAGACATGAATGAGCTGTCGATGATGATTAACCATTTGTGCTACGAAAACTATTCCTCTAACCGTTTCAGGTCAGAAACGATTCAATTATATTTAAAGCTATTTTTTATTAAGCTAAGCAACAAAATCCATGATTCTAACAATGAAATGAGCAGCACCCACTACAATAATATGTCGATCGTCCGCACTAAAATGTACAATCAGCCTTTTCTCCCGTGGACGATAGCGGGACTTTCTCATGAGCTGACGATGAGCAAATCTTGCTTTCAGCACTTGTATAAGGACTTTTTTGGCGTTAGCCCGATTACAGACTTGATTCTAAGTCGAATCGAGCATGCGAAATATTTGCTTTCAACGACGGATATTTCCGTTAAGAAAATCGCGGAGATGAGCGGTTATAATAACGAGATTCATTTTATGAGACAATTCAAGCAGCATATGAAACGAACACCCAGCCAATATAGAGAAGCGGTTCTAAGAAATTAG
- a CDS encoding sugar diacid recognition domain-containing protein produces the protein MLQLSGKQAQDIVDKMMQDIPYNINIMNEHGIIIGSGQKERIGTIHQGAVQALTTRKRIEVWQDSALAKMGTNEPIMIHNQYVAVVGISGHPDEVRPFSNIVSTTVSLLIEQRNQLESLAHEASRKQAFLERLLSHTGSYSQKIKKEAAPYKLDLQLPTVLLYIKSIQLNAVTNKMLLQLPSFSIQDDEDAHIVFIQNESELDAIVQRFRQEQPQASIAISRREASIAACYEQARSAMNILAALGSASRLIRYEDVRFLVRFSHADLTRHPNLVGKLEDTADLVDTLRSFIRHSGSMTATADELSIHRNTLQYRLKRIQTLTGKNPRDLLELIELTHGLLTFYQ, from the coding sequence TTGCTGCAGCTATCAGGAAAGCAGGCTCAGGATATTGTCGACAAAATGATGCAAGACATCCCCTACAACATTAATATTATGAATGAACATGGCATTATTATCGGAAGCGGGCAGAAGGAGCGTATAGGTACCATTCATCAGGGTGCCGTTCAGGCTCTGACTACCAGAAAACGAATTGAGGTCTGGCAAGATAGCGCGCTTGCGAAAATGGGTACGAATGAACCGATTATGATCCATAACCAGTACGTCGCTGTAGTGGGCATCTCCGGGCATCCCGACGAGGTGCGTCCTTTCTCCAACATTGTGAGCACGACGGTATCCCTGCTCATTGAGCAGCGCAATCAGCTGGAAAGCCTAGCCCATGAAGCTTCCCGCAAACAAGCTTTTCTGGAGCGGCTGCTGAGCCATACGGGCTCCTACTCACAGAAAATCAAAAAAGAAGCTGCACCCTACAAGCTTGATCTGCAATTGCCAACTGTCCTCCTATACATAAAATCCATCCAGCTCAATGCTGTTACAAATAAAATGCTGCTTCAGCTTCCTTCGTTCTCCATTCAGGATGACGAGGATGCCCATATCGTTTTCATTCAAAATGAATCTGAGCTGGATGCCATTGTTCAACGTTTCAGGCAGGAGCAGCCTCAAGCCAGCATCGCCATAAGCAGGCGGGAAGCAAGCATTGCAGCATGTTATGAGCAGGCTAGATCGGCCATGAACATCTTAGCAGCGCTTGGTTCTGCCTCCCGCCTGATCCGGTATGAAGATGTGCGGTTTCTCGTGCGCTTCAGCCATGCCGATCTAACCCGGCACCCTAATCTGGTGGGCAAACTGGAGGATACCGCCGATTTAGTCGACACGCTCCGCAGCTTCATCCGCCATAGCGGCAGCATGACAGCAACAGCTGATGAACTCAGCATTCATCGCAATACGCTGCAATATCGCCTCAAACGGATACAGACTCTTACAGGCAAAAACCCGCGCGACTTGCTGGAGCTTATTGAGCTAACCCATGGCTTGCTTACCTTCTATCAGTAA